From the genome of Bactrocera oleae isolate idBacOlea1 chromosome 2, idBacOlea1, whole genome shotgun sequence, one region includes:
- the LOC106625268 gene encoding uncharacterized protein yields MENIFSLFTFLVVCISLGYASHHGFDETSYGGHHPMETHSEVSKHVPVKVIEKVPLSIPHPVPVQVPNVIRIQIPEPYAVHVPVEQKIQVPTYSIVPEITEKRIPYTVEKPYPVEVERPYPVEVVKQIKIPVPKPYPVPVTIYKHVVQKDHGWD; encoded by the exons ATGGAAAATATT TTTTCGTTGTTCACCTTTTTGGTGGTGTGTATAAGTCTAGGTTATGCCTCACACCATGGCTTTGATGAAACATCATATGGCGGTCATCATCCCATGGAAACTCACTCAGAGGTCTCTAAGCATGTGCCGGTTAAAGTAATTGAGAAAGTGCCGCTCTCCATTCCGCATCCAGTGCCTGTACAGGTCCCGAATGTAATACGCATACAAATACCCGAACCATATGCAGTGCATGTGCCTGTGGAGCAGAAAATTCAGGTGCCTACATATAGTATTGTGCCGGAGATTACCGAAAAACGTATACCCTATACTGTTGAGAAACCATATCCGGTAGAAGTGGAGCGCCCATATCCAGTAGAAGTGGTGAAACAGATTAAAATTCCCGTTCCAAAACCATATCCGGTGCCAGTAACAATTTACAAACATGTTGTGCAGAAGGATCATGGTTGGGATTAA